From Kineosporia succinea, the proteins below share one genomic window:
- a CDS encoding uracil-DNA glycosylase, producing the protein MHGCAVYVQLTLDSAIVTRRPLAEQIDPGWAAALAPVEEKIAEMGDFLRQEIAEGRTYLPAGPNVLRAFKQPLNEVRVLIVGQDPYPTPGHAVGLSFSVAPDVRPLPRSLNNIFKELHDDLGIEPSKSGDLTPWAERGVLMLNRVLTVAPGAAGSHRGKGWEEITAQAIHALVERDEPLVAILWGRDARSLAPALEDIPRIESAHPSPLSANNGFFGSKPFSRANAELEDLGAEPINWAL; encoded by the coding sequence ATGCACGGATGTGCAGTCTATGTCCAGCTGACGCTAGATTCGGCGATCGTGACACGCCGACCACTCGCGGAACAGATCGACCCGGGCTGGGCCGCCGCCCTCGCCCCGGTCGAGGAGAAGATCGCCGAGATGGGCGACTTCCTTCGTCAGGAGATCGCCGAGGGCAGGACCTACCTGCCTGCCGGCCCCAACGTGCTGCGTGCGTTCAAGCAGCCGCTGAACGAGGTGCGCGTACTGATCGTGGGCCAGGACCCGTACCCCACACCGGGTCACGCGGTCGGGCTCTCGTTCTCGGTGGCGCCCGACGTGCGTCCGCTGCCGCGCAGCCTGAACAACATCTTCAAGGAACTGCACGACGACCTGGGCATCGAGCCCTCGAAGTCGGGCGACCTGACCCCGTGGGCCGAGCGCGGCGTGCTGATGCTCAACCGGGTGCTGACCGTCGCGCCCGGGGCCGCCGGTTCGCACCGCGGCAAGGGCTGGGAAGAGATCACCGCCCAGGCCATCCACGCGCTCGTCGAGCGGGACGAGCCGCTGGTGGCGATCCTCTGGGGTCGCGACGCACGCTCCCTCGCCCCCGCGCTGGAAGACATCCCGCGGATCGAGAGCGCCCACCCCAGCCCGCTCTCGGCCAACAACGGCTTCTTCGGCTCCAAGCCGTTCAGCCGGGCCAACGCCGAGCTCGAGGATCTCGGCGCCGAGCCGATCAACTGGGCTCTGTAA
- a CDS encoding bifunctional FO biosynthesis protein CofGH: MTQTPTPATGPAPTDTALRRALRRAEDGVTLDPVEAEVLLQARGEHLERLLRAAGAVRDAGLASAGRSGVVTYSRKVFVPVTHLCNDRCHYCTFVKTPKQLEREGKSLYMTPDDVLRVARQGASLGCKEVLFTLGDRPEDRWPEAREWLEEAGYSSTLGYIRSLAVQVLETTGMLPHLNPGVMSWQDLGRVKPVSPSVGMMLETTSRHLYETPGQAHYGSPDKDPDVRLRVIEDAGRHNIPFTTGLLIGIGESFTDRAESLFALRRLAREYGHIQEVIIQNFRAKPKTAMRSVADAGDDEYLAAVAVARIVMGPRMRIQVPPNLSEPGQLGLLLRAGADDWGGVSPLTPDHVNPERPWPHLDDLEKYSADAGFELVERLTVHPEYAAVGEPWLDPRVYGHVKALMLEGGDREGLADPTRMPKGMPWQEPDPEWGSSGRIDLNVTIDTTGRTSDRRSDFDDVYGDWSALREKALQTGAPERADGDMVKALSTAESDPQALTEEQSVLLAYAEGDALKQLARIADDLRREAVGDDVTYIVNRNINFTNVCYTGCRFCAFAQRRNDDDAFTLSLEEVKNRVREAWAVGATEVCMQGGIDPHLPAGAYFDIARAVKEAVPQMHMHAFSPMEVINGSTRTGLPIREWLQQAKEAGVDSMPGTAAEILDDDVRWILTKGKLPTAEWIEVVTTAHQVGLHTSSTMMYGHVDNPAHWARHLRLLAELQDRSIEYGNARFTEFVALPFVHQNAPIYLAGVARPGPTMRDNLVVHALARILLHGRIDNIQTSWVKLGVDGTRAMLQAGANDVGGTLMEETISRMAGSQYGSLKTVAELEDISEHLDRPARQRNTLYEEVHLQAN; encoded by the coding sequence GTGACCCAGACGCCGACCCCGGCCACCGGCCCGGCACCGACCGACACCGCGTTGCGCCGGGCCCTGCGGCGGGCCGAGGACGGCGTGACCCTGGACCCGGTGGAGGCCGAGGTACTGCTGCAGGCCCGCGGTGAGCACCTCGAACGGCTCCTGCGCGCGGCCGGTGCGGTGCGCGACGCGGGGCTGGCCAGCGCGGGGCGGTCGGGCGTCGTCACCTACTCCCGCAAGGTGTTCGTGCCGGTCACCCACCTGTGCAACGACCGCTGCCACTACTGCACCTTCGTCAAGACCCCGAAGCAGCTCGAGCGTGAGGGCAAGTCGCTCTACATGACCCCGGACGACGTGCTCCGCGTCGCCCGTCAGGGTGCCTCGCTCGGCTGCAAGGAGGTGCTCTTCACCCTCGGCGACCGCCCGGAGGACCGCTGGCCGGAGGCCCGGGAGTGGCTGGAGGAGGCCGGGTACTCCTCCACCCTGGGCTACATCCGCTCGCTCGCGGTGCAGGTGCTCGAGACCACCGGCATGCTGCCGCACCTGAACCCGGGCGTGATGTCGTGGCAGGACCTGGGCCGGGTGAAGCCGGTCTCGCCGAGCGTCGGGATGATGCTCGAGACCACGAGCCGCCACCTCTACGAGACCCCCGGCCAGGCCCACTACGGCAGCCCCGACAAGGACCCGGACGTGCGGCTGCGGGTGATCGAAGACGCCGGGCGCCACAACATCCCGTTCACCACCGGCCTGCTGATCGGTATCGGGGAGTCGTTCACCGACCGCGCCGAGTCGCTGTTCGCGCTGCGCCGCCTGGCCCGCGAGTACGGCCACATCCAGGAAGTGATCATCCAGAATTTCCGGGCCAAGCCGAAGACCGCGATGCGCTCGGTCGCCGACGCCGGTGACGACGAGTACCTGGCCGCCGTCGCGGTCGCGCGCATCGTGATGGGCCCGCGGATGCGGATCCAGGTGCCGCCCAACCTGTCCGAGCCCGGGCAGCTCGGTCTGCTGCTGAGGGCCGGGGCGGACGACTGGGGCGGTGTCTCGCCGCTCACGCCCGACCACGTCAACCCCGAGCGCCCCTGGCCACACCTCGACGACCTGGAGAAGTACAGCGCCGACGCCGGTTTCGAGCTGGTCGAGCGGCTCACGGTGCACCCGGAGTACGCGGCCGTCGGTGAACCCTGGCTCGATCCGCGGGTTTACGGGCACGTGAAGGCCCTCATGCTCGAGGGTGGGGATCGGGAGGGCCTGGCCGATCCGACGAGAATGCCCAAGGGGATGCCCTGGCAGGAGCCGGATCCCGAGTGGGGCAGTAGTGGCCGTATCGACCTGAACGTCACGATCGACACCACCGGCCGCACCAGTGACCGGCGCAGCGACTTCGATGACGTGTACGGCGACTGGTCCGCCCTGCGTGAGAAGGCCCTGCAGACCGGCGCTCCCGAGCGGGCCGACGGTGACATGGTCAAGGCGCTCAGCACGGCCGAGAGTGACCCGCAGGCCCTCACCGAGGAGCAGTCGGTGCTGCTCGCCTACGCCGAGGGCGACGCGCTCAAGCAGCTCGCCCGGATCGCCGACGACCTGCGCCGCGAGGCGGTCGGCGACGACGTCACCTACATCGTCAACCGGAACATCAACTTCACCAACGTCTGCTACACCGGTTGCCGCTTCTGCGCTTTCGCCCAGCGCCGCAACGACGACGACGCGTTCACCCTCTCGCTCGAGGAGGTGAAGAACCGGGTGCGCGAGGCCTGGGCCGTGGGTGCGACCGAGGTCTGCATGCAGGGTGGCATCGACCCGCACCTGCCCGCGGGCGCCTACTTCGACATCGCCCGGGCCGTGAAAGAGGCCGTGCCGCAGATGCACATGCACGCCTTCAGCCCGATGGAGGTCATCAACGGCTCGACCCGCACCGGCCTGCCGATCCGAGAGTGGCTGCAGCAGGCCAAGGAGGCCGGGGTCGACTCGATGCCCGGCACCGCCGCCGAGATCCTCGACGACGACGTGCGCTGGATCCTGACCAAGGGCAAGCTGCCCACCGCGGAGTGGATCGAGGTCGTCACCACTGCCCACCAGGTGGGTCTGCATACGTCGTCCACCATGATGTACGGCCACGTGGACAACCCCGCGCACTGGGCCCGGCACCTACGTCTGCTCGCCGAGCTGCAGGACCGCAGCATCGAGTACGGCAACGCCCGGTTCACCGAGTTCGTGGCGCTGCCGTTCGTGCACCAGAACGCGCCGATCTACCTGGCCGGTGTCGCCCGCCCGGGCCCCACGATGCGCGACAACCTGGTGGTGCACGCGCTCGCGAGAATCCTTCTGCACGGCCGCATCGACAACATCCAGACGTCGTGGGTCAAGCTCGGCGTGGACGGCACCCGGGCCATGCTGCAGGCCGGTGCCAACGACGTGGGCGGCACGCTGATGGAGGAGACCATCTCGAGAATGGCCGGTTCGCAGTACGGTTCGCTGAAGACCGTGGCCGAGCTGGAAGACATCTCCGAGCACCTCGACCGGCCCGCCCGGCAGCGCAACACCCTCTACGAAGAGGTGCACCTGCAGGCGAACTGA
- a CDS encoding SDR family oxidoreductase, translating into MRTPEPIGGKVVVITGAARGIGAALAERLADRGARVALVGLEPEQLAAVAARCGRGAAWFECDVTSPEALAETVAGVEKRFGGVDVLVANAGIAMGSPLRLSDPDAYDRVIEVNLMGSIRTVRAFLPLLIRSRGYYLQIASLAALSPTPMITAYGASKAGVEAFALGLRTELAGHGVGAGVAYLSFTDTDMGRVAGRSGRLRLHDLDSAIGRLVSGIERRSTYVYGQRFIRLLRPVRGVMPGVVHLLGRGPAARFETSLAQAGPQASSPIGPGGRADTKARTAPDPEPSA; encoded by the coding sequence ATGCGCACCCCGGAGCCGATCGGCGGCAAGGTCGTGGTCATCACCGGCGCGGCTCGAGGTATCGGCGCGGCGCTGGCGGAACGGCTCGCCGACCGGGGGGCCCGCGTGGCCCTGGTCGGGCTGGAGCCGGAGCAGCTCGCGGCGGTCGCGGCCCGTTGCGGGCGCGGCGCGGCCTGGTTCGAGTGCGACGTGACCTCGCCCGAGGCGCTGGCCGAGACCGTGGCCGGCGTCGAGAAGCGGTTCGGCGGGGTGGACGTGCTGGTCGCCAACGCCGGGATCGCGATGGGCAGCCCGCTGCGGCTGTCCGACCCGGACGCCTACGACCGGGTGATCGAGGTCAACCTGATGGGGAGCATCCGCACGGTGCGGGCGTTCCTGCCGCTGCTGATCCGCAGCCGGGGCTACTACCTGCAGATCGCCTCGCTGGCCGCACTGTCACCGACCCCGATGATCACCGCCTACGGCGCCAGCAAGGCGGGGGTGGAGGCCTTCGCCCTGGGCCTGCGCACCGAGCTGGCCGGGCACGGGGTGGGGGCCGGGGTGGCCTACCTGTCGTTCACGGACACCGACATGGGACGCGTCGCCGGACGCAGCGGGCGGCTGCGGCTGCACGACCTCGACTCGGCGATCGGCCGGCTGGTCTCGGGCATCGAGCGGCGGTCGACCTACGTGTACGGGCAGCGCTTCATCCGGCTGCTGAGGCCGGTGCGCGGGGTGATGCCGGGTGTGGTGCACCTGCTCGGACGGGGGCCGGCGGCCCGGTTCGAGACGTCGCTCGCCCAGGCCGGACCCCAGGCGTCGTCACCCATCGGGCCGGGTGGGCGCGCGGACACCAAGGCCCGCACGGCGCCCGACCCGGAGCCGAGCGCCTGA
- a CDS encoding dihydrolipoyl dehydrogenase family protein: MKSAAEIDGERFDVIVIGTGSAGKPLAGELARAGRRVLAVERHRFGGECAYVACVPSKSMLVSARQHRAHPAAPDAEAFRTAVAVRDKTVWHREDLHAAKGMLDDGVVLVRADATFSPGEVHLDHEATVRWNDALVLATGADAVIPPIEGLTKDAPGVWTSDVALSSDELPARLTILGGGAIGCELAEVYASFGCRVTLLESAPNLLPREQPWLGETLAQALRDIGVDVRTGTELTKVEGLRLTTRNGTEDTDRLLVAVGKKPVTTGFEALGLDPDNLTVDARMRVKGSRDIFAVGDLTAINPYTHGANYQARIVAAELLGRGRDADHSGTPRVVYTDPTVLAVGETEKTAADHHVRTSTARSDATGTTRAAVERTVNPDDHRPAAIELIADADTGVLIGAAAIGPEADSWAAELALAVRAGVTVQALADQPHAFPSWAEAITAPAQELAAALRE, encoded by the coding sequence GTGAAATCGGCGGCGGAGATCGACGGCGAGCGCTTCGACGTGATCGTGATCGGCACCGGTTCCGCGGGCAAGCCGCTGGCCGGTGAACTGGCCCGGGCCGGCCGCCGGGTGCTCGCGGTCGAGCGGCACCGGTTCGGCGGCGAGTGCGCCTACGTGGCCTGCGTCCCGTCGAAGTCGATGCTGGTCTCGGCCCGGCAGCACCGGGCGCACCCGGCCGCTCCCGACGCCGAGGCCTTCCGCACCGCGGTGGCGGTGCGCGACAAGACGGTCTGGCACCGTGAGGACCTGCACGCCGCGAAGGGCATGCTCGACGACGGCGTGGTGCTGGTGCGGGCCGACGCGACCTTCTCCCCGGGTGAGGTGCACCTGGATCACGAGGCAACCGTGCGCTGGAACGACGCCCTGGTGCTGGCCACCGGGGCGGACGCGGTGATCCCGCCGATCGAGGGCCTGACGAAAGACGCGCCGGGGGTCTGGACCTCGGACGTCGCGCTCTCGAGCGACGAGCTCCCGGCCCGGCTGACCATCCTCGGCGGCGGGGCGATCGGCTGCGAACTGGCCGAGGTCTACGCGTCGTTCGGGTGCCGGGTGACGCTGCTGGAGTCGGCCCCGAACCTGCTGCCCCGCGAGCAGCCCTGGCTCGGCGAGACCCTGGCGCAGGCCCTGCGCGACATCGGCGTGGACGTGCGCACCGGCACCGAGCTCACGAAGGTGGAGGGCCTGCGCCTGACCACCCGGAACGGTACCGAGGACACCGACCGGCTCCTGGTCGCGGTCGGCAAGAAGCCCGTCACCACGGGCTTCGAGGCACTGGGCCTCGACCCCGACAACCTCACCGTCGACGCCCGGATGCGGGTGAAGGGCAGTCGCGACATCTTCGCCGTCGGCGACCTCACCGCGATCAACCCGTACACGCACGGCGCCAACTACCAGGCCCGCATCGTCGCCGCCGAGCTCCTCGGGCGGGGCCGGGACGCCGACCACTCCGGCACCCCTCGCGTCGTCTACACCGACCCCACCGTGCTCGCCGTCGGCGAGACCGAGAAAACCGCAGCCGACCACCACGTCCGCACTTCGACGGCCCGCTCCGACGCGACCGGCACCACCCGGGCCGCGGTGGAACGCACCGTAAACCCGGACGACCACCGGCCGGCCGCGATCGAGCTGATCGCCGACGCCGACACCGGCGTGCTCATCGGCGCCGCCGCGATCGGCCCGGAGGCCGACTCCTGGGCGGCGGAACTGGCCCTCGCGGTGCGGGCCGGGGTCACCGTCCAGGCGCTCGCCGACCAGCCGCACGCCTTCCCGTCGTGGGCCGAGGCGATCACCGCACCGGCACAGGAGCTCGCGGCTGCGCTACGGGAGTGA
- a CDS encoding glycosyltransferase family 4 protein: MDAGTNDGTISSAVFVTATEPEPRKYGKPVVIGGILDHLCDRLGPENVHLVLIGRADIQRPDVRYQRHVLSKPGTVEQATSVLANVVLPPRFRPAGFGQNAGERGGGRYRHPLQEAVLHSPALGTRIFAKVQEIEADLEIWDTVRMGQYVLERGETARDRSALWPTSAPAGHQVKRRILYADDLFSERYDAMLKETGGSGNPGGEFAKLLPGPAKKLLANPRVHRPLLRLERDLVAASETRQPEYFDGTYLISPEETARLQSKVPGANIGTLPPLLREPSNSHPRHYTGAPEFTFIGGFDYAPNRDGLDWFLTECREAVQQVLPNAVINVVGPGTDAGLPSGEAWKGQVRFLGWVDDLDTVLNSSAALLSPLRTGSGVKIKVLEALARALPVVGTPAGVQGIEGNETSGLLVGQTPQDLAAAMLKATDPIRNQQLSAAARTAWDTKYSPSVVRRRYDDIFGLARAIPPETRPIQLPRL; encoded by the coding sequence ATGGATGCGGGCACGAACGACGGAACGATCTCGAGCGCGGTCTTCGTCACGGCGACCGAGCCGGAACCGCGCAAGTACGGCAAGCCGGTGGTGATCGGCGGCATCCTCGACCACCTGTGCGACCGGCTCGGGCCGGAGAACGTGCACCTGGTGCTGATCGGGCGGGCCGACATCCAGCGGCCCGACGTGCGCTACCAGCGGCACGTGCTGTCGAAGCCGGGCACGGTCGAGCAGGCCACCTCGGTGCTGGCCAACGTGGTGCTGCCGCCGCGCTTCCGGCCGGCCGGATTCGGGCAGAACGCGGGTGAGCGCGGCGGTGGCCGCTACCGCCACCCGCTGCAGGAGGCGGTGCTGCACTCGCCGGCCCTGGGCACCCGGATCTTCGCCAAGGTGCAGGAGATCGAGGCCGACCTCGAGATCTGGGACACGGTACGGATGGGCCAGTACGTGCTGGAGCGCGGCGAGACCGCCCGCGACCGCTCGGCCCTGTGGCCCACCTCTGCGCCCGCCGGGCACCAGGTGAAACGCCGCATTCTGTACGCCGACGACCTGTTCTCCGAGCGCTACGACGCGATGCTGAAAGAGACCGGCGGCTCGGGCAACCCGGGTGGCGAGTTCGCCAAGCTGCTGCCCGGCCCGGCCAAGAAACTGCTGGCCAACCCGCGCGTGCACCGTCCGCTGCTGCGTCTGGAGCGCGACCTGGTGGCCGCCTCGGAGACCCGCCAGCCGGAGTACTTCGACGGCACCTACCTGATCAGTCCCGAGGAGACCGCGCGCCTGCAGTCGAAGGTGCCGGGCGCCAACATCGGCACCCTGCCCCCGCTGCTGCGCGAGCCCTCGAACAGCCATCCCCGGCACTACACCGGCGCCCCCGAGTTCACCTTCATCGGTGGCTTCGACTACGCCCCGAACCGCGACGGCCTGGACTGGTTCCTGACCGAGTGCCGCGAAGCGGTACAGCAGGTGCTGCCGAACGCCGTGATCAACGTGGTCGGCCCGGGCACCGACGCCGGCCTGCCCTCCGGCGAGGCCTGGAAGGGCCAGGTCCGGTTCCTGGGCTGGGTCGACGATCTCGACACCGTGCTCAACTCCAGCGCCGCGCTGCTGTCACCGCTGCGCACCGGCAGCGGCGTGAAGATCAAGGTGCTCGAGGCGCTGGCCCGGGCGCTGCCGGTGGTCGGCACCCCGGCAGGGGTTCAGGGCATCGAGGGCAACGAGACCTCCGGCCTGCTGGTCGGTCAGACCCCGCAGGACCTGGCCGCGGCGATGCTCAAGGCCACCGACCCGATCCGCAACCAGCAGCTGTCCGCCGCCGCGCGCACGGCCTGGGACACCAAGTACTCGCCGTCGGTGGTGCGCCGCCGTTACGACGACATCTTCGGCCTGGCCCGGGCGATCCCGCCGGAGACCCGGCCGATCCAGTTGCCCCGTCTGTAA
- a CDS encoding polysaccharide deacetylase family protein translates to MTSSVRRPVLDLSAKLVRRGYICDYEAGERPLPGADKVLTYGRPALLGVSTVACVATDEKVVSLTYDDGPNPVFTPQILDALGGAGQRATFFVLVEQAERYPHLIQRILRDGHEVALHGIDHTRLSALPLQKAVALIKDGKNRLENVAGRRVTLFRPCYGAQTVGQYLATRALGLEVAIWSAWARDWEGVSAEVIAERAIGALHQGGFVLLHDHSGDGVGAEGLERGEATRLLMRGMAEKGYTSRTVTELLNEYPAVRTVWAEKRDPNRADGGMPDAN, encoded by the coding sequence ATGACGAGCTCCGTCCGGCGGCCGGTCCTGGACCTTTCGGCCAAACTGGTGCGCCGCGGGTACATCTGCGACTACGAGGCCGGCGAGCGGCCGCTGCCCGGTGCCGACAAGGTGCTCACCTACGGCCGCCCGGCGTTGCTGGGGGTCAGCACGGTCGCCTGTGTGGCGACCGACGAGAAGGTGGTCAGCCTCACCTACGACGACGGCCCGAACCCGGTGTTCACCCCGCAGATCCTCGACGCGCTGGGCGGCGCCGGTCAGCGGGCCACTTTCTTCGTGCTGGTCGAGCAGGCCGAGCGCTATCCGCACCTGATCCAGCGCATCCTGCGCGACGGGCACGAGGTCGCTCTGCACGGCATCGACCACACCCGCCTCAGCGCGTTGCCCCTGCAGAAGGCCGTCGCCCTGATCAAGGACGGCAAGAACCGCCTCGAGAACGTCGCCGGGCGCCGGGTCACGTTGTTCCGTCCCTGCTACGGCGCGCAGACCGTGGGTCAGTACCTGGCCACCCGGGCGCTGGGCCTGGAGGTCGCGATCTGGTCGGCCTGGGCGCGTGACTGGGAGGGCGTGAGCGCCGAGGTGATCGCCGAGCGCGCGATCGGCGCGCTGCACCAGGGCGGGTTCGTGCTGCTGCACGACCACTCCGGTGACGGCGTGGGCGCCGAGGGGCTGGAGCGCGGTGAGGCGACCCGGCTGCTGATGCGGGGCATGGCCGAGAAGGGCTACACCTCGCGCACGGTCACCGAGCTGCTGAACGAGTACCCCGCGGTGCGCACGGTGTGGGCGGAGAAGCGCGACCCGAACCGCGCCGACGGTGGCATGCCCGACGCGAACTGA
- the lhgO gene encoding L-2-hydroxyglutarate oxidase — translation MSVQHVGVIGAGIVGLAVARRITEVYPGTQITVLEKEDRPAVHQTGHNSGVVHAGLYYTPGSLKATLCRRGVGLLKEYTQEKNLPYDECGKLVVAINEAEIAGLKKIQEKSAANGVPDVKWLDNVGLRELEPYAAGVAALHSPHTAITDYVAVTDAYADDVRAASGTIEFNFPVDGISQYNGKVQVKSNGRTLVFDRLVVCAGLQSDKVATWAGDDAGPAIVPFRGEYFQLVPERTHMVKGLIYPVPNPDYPFLGVHYTKRVHGGVDLGPNAVLAFAREGYNRGTFKASELFETLKWPGFRKLAAQHWKMGANEMAGSFSKQLYVKFAQQYVPEIQAADLVKAQAGVRAQAVDRDGSLVDDFRISKLDKVMAVRNAPSPAATSSLAIAEYITDELKDLMVSPTA, via the coding sequence ATGTCCGTTCAGCACGTCGGCGTCATCGGCGCCGGAATCGTCGGTCTCGCGGTGGCCCGGCGGATCACCGAGGTCTACCCCGGCACCCAGATCACGGTGCTGGAGAAGGAAGACCGGCCCGCCGTCCACCAGACCGGCCACAACAGCGGTGTGGTGCACGCCGGCCTCTACTACACCCCGGGCTCGCTCAAGGCCACGCTGTGCCGCCGCGGTGTCGGCCTGCTGAAGGAGTACACCCAGGAGAAGAACCTTCCCTACGACGAGTGCGGCAAGCTCGTCGTGGCGATCAACGAGGCCGAGATCGCCGGGCTGAAGAAGATCCAGGAGAAGTCCGCCGCCAACGGTGTGCCGGACGTCAAGTGGCTCGACAACGTGGGCCTGCGGGAGCTCGAGCCGTACGCGGCCGGTGTCGCCGCCCTGCACTCGCCGCACACCGCCATCACCGACTACGTCGCGGTGACCGACGCCTACGCCGACGACGTGCGCGCGGCCAGCGGCACCATCGAGTTCAACTTCCCGGTGGACGGCATCAGCCAGTACAACGGCAAGGTCCAGGTGAAGTCGAACGGCCGCACGCTGGTGTTCGACCGCCTGGTGGTCTGCGCCGGCCTGCAGTCCGACAAGGTCGCCACCTGGGCGGGCGACGACGCGGGCCCCGCGATCGTCCCCTTCCGCGGTGAGTACTTCCAGCTCGTGCCCGAGCGCACGCACATGGTCAAGGGCCTGATCTACCCGGTGCCGAACCCGGACTACCCGTTCCTCGGTGTGCACTACACCAAGCGGGTCCACGGCGGCGTCGACCTCGGCCCGAACGCGGTGCTGGCGTTCGCCCGCGAGGGCTACAACCGGGGCACATTCAAGGCCTCGGAGCTGTTCGAGACGCTGAAGTGGCCGGGCTTCCGCAAGCTGGCGGCGCAGCACTGGAAGATGGGCGCGAACGAGATGGCGGGCTCGTTCAGCAAGCAGCTGTACGTGAAGTTCGCCCAGCAGTACGTGCCCGAGATCCAGGCCGCCGACCTGGTCAAGGCCCAGGCCGGGGTGCGCGCCCAGGCCGTCGACCGTGACGGTTCGCTGGTCGACGACTTCCGCATCTCCAAGCTCGACAAGGTGATGGCGGTGCGCAACGCGCCCTCACCGGCCGCCACCTCGTCGCTGGCGATCGCCGAGTACATCACCGACGAGCTGAAGGATCTGATGGTCTCCCCGACCGCCTGA
- a CDS encoding sugar transferase yields the protein MTLRDPMGRAARNAGDSTPDAARPDETRRVVDLRGEPAPAHLLAEQNASPGGYGGYAPAPGFNQQMATQPIQLPQLNSPQLSARPADAPFVANGAQDDDPPAGTWTGPLVRAGVRPMLVLLDLLACLAGALASGGVRPIMGLFTLLLISAYATAGLYRSRLSPGILDDLPALAGRLLVVLALTVTGQLTLNQLRWDVEMVDWKLLIAAAVTGVATICLRSAAYGLVRYARRTGRIAHRTLILGAGRVGTYLAESLSQHPQYGLQPIGFLDIDPPRPGVSASHRILGRPEQLVEVLLDHQVRNVIVAFGSMRESELVDIIRTCDRLHCEIFVVPRLFELHHVGGEMDTAWGMPLIRLRRAAYRSRAWQVKRAIDIAFSGFALFLLSPLMTLIAALVRWEGGPGIIFKQERVGVDGQHFSVMKFRSLKPVDETESQTNWNIALDDRLGPVGKFLRRSSLDELPQLFNILRGDMSLVGPRPERPHFVATFRSQHPHYVARHRVPCGLTGLAQVNGLRGDTSIAERARFDNYYIENWSLWLDIKILMRTAMSVIRAEGG from the coding sequence GTGACGCTCCGTGATCCGATGGGAAGGGCTGCGCGAAACGCCGGGGACTCCACCCCGGACGCCGCCCGTCCGGACGAAACACGGCGGGTCGTCGACCTACGCGGAGAACCGGCGCCGGCGCACCTGCTGGCGGAGCAGAACGCCTCACCGGGTGGCTACGGCGGTTACGCGCCGGCCCCCGGGTTCAACCAGCAGATGGCCACGCAGCCGATCCAGCTGCCCCAGCTCAACTCGCCGCAGCTGTCGGCCCGCCCCGCCGACGCACCCTTCGTCGCCAACGGCGCCCAGGACGACGACCCGCCGGCCGGCACCTGGACCGGCCCGCTGGTGCGCGCCGGGGTGCGCCCGATGCTGGTGCTGCTCGACCTGCTGGCCTGCCTGGCCGGCGCCCTGGCCTCCGGCGGGGTCCGCCCGATCATGGGCCTCTTCACGCTGCTGCTGATCTCGGCCTACGCCACCGCCGGCCTGTACCGCTCGCGGCTGTCGCCCGGCATTCTCGACGACCTCCCGGCCCTGGCCGGCCGTCTCCTGGTGGTCCTGGCCCTCACCGTCACCGGCCAGCTCACGCTGAACCAGCTGCGCTGGGACGTCGAGATGGTCGACTGGAAGCTGCTGATCGCGGCCGCCGTCACCGGTGTCGCCACGATCTGCCTGCGCAGCGCCGCCTACGGGCTCGTGCGGTACGCCCGCCGCACCGGCCGGATCGCGCACCGCACCCTGATCCTCGGCGCCGGCCGGGTCGGCACCTATCTGGCCGAGTCGCTGTCGCAGCACCCGCAGTACGGCCTGCAGCCGATCGGCTTCCTCGACATCGACCCGCCGCGGCCGGGTGTCAGCGCCTCGCACCGCATCCTGGGCCGTCCCGAGCAGCTGGTCGAGGTCCTGCTCGACCACCAGGTGCGCAACGTGATCGTGGCGTTCGGCTCGATGCGGGAGTCCGAGCTGGTCGACATCATCCGCACCTGCGACCGCCTGCACTGCGAGATCTTCGTGGTTCCGCGCCTGTTCGAGCTGCACCACGTGGGCGGCGAGATGGACACCGCGTGGGGCATGCCGCTGATCCGCCTGCGCCGCGCCGCCTACCGCAGCCGCGCCTGGCAGGTGAAGCGCGCGATCGACATCGCCTTCTCCGGCTTCGCGCTGTTCCTGCTGTCGCCGCTGATGACCCTCATCGCCGCGCTGGTGCGCTGGGAGGGTGGCCCCGGCATCATCTTCAAGCAGGAGCGCGTGGGCGTCGACGGCCAGCACTTCTCGGTGATGAAGTTCCGCTCGCTCAAGCCGGTGGACGAGACCGAGTCGCAGACCAACTGGAACATCGCGCTCGACGACCGGCTCGGCCCGGTCGGCAAGTTCCTGCGCCGCTCCTCGCTCGACGAGCTGCCTCAGCTGTTCAACATCCTGCGGGGCGACATGAGCCTCGTCGGCCCCCGCCCCGAGCGTCCCCACTTCGTGGCCACGTTCCGCAGCCAGCACCCGCACTACGTGGCCCGGCACCGCGTGCCCTGTGGCCTCACCGGTCTGGCCCAGGTCAACGGCCTGCGCGGCGACACCTCGATCGCCGAGCGCGCCCGGTTCGACAACTACTACATCGAGAACTGGTCGCTCTGGCTCGACATCAAGATCCTGATGCGGACGGCGATGTCCGTGATCCGGGCCGAGGGCGGCTGA